In the genome of Hydrogenophaga sp. PBL-H3, the window CGGCCACGAAGCCGATCTCTACACCCGCGCGGTGGACATCGTGGTGAGCCGCCTGCGCAAGAAACTCGAGCCGCTGGACTGCATCAAGACCTTGCGCAACGCCGGCTACTCGCTCGCGCTGCGTCGCCTCGGGCCCACACCCCCATGACCTGGCTGCGCCGCCTGCGCCACTCCATCAAGCTGCGCCTGCTGGCGGTGTTTCTGCTGCTGGCGCTGTCGGTGGCATTCATCTTCATCAGCGGCGCGCAGAAGGCGTTTTCACTCGGTTGGCGAGAAGCGGCGCGTCCGCTCCTCATGGACTACGTGAGCCGCCTGGCTGCGGACGTGGCACCCGCTGGCACACCCGAGATTCAGCGCGCGCAAGCCATCGTGTCGCGCCTGCCCGTGATCACCATCGACATCAGCGGCCCCCAGGTGAACTGGCGCTCACACCCGGGCCTGGAGGCCCTGCAGGGCCGACGCAAGCCCGCTCGCGAAGGGGATCGTCACGATTGGGGTGACGACCGCGACTGGGATGCGCTGCTCAAGCGCGCGAGCGCCGACGGACACACCATCACCTTCGGCTTGAACGAGACCGCGTTCGAGCGCCGTCCGCGCCTGTTTGGCTTTGCCCTCACGGCCTTGCTGCTCATCACCGCTCTGGCGTGGCTGTATGCGCGCCGCTTGCTGCGCCCGCTGGACGACATCCGCGCCGGCGCCATGCGTTTTGGCGCCGGCGAGTTTGGTCAAGCCATCGCTCTGCCGCCGTCGCGCCGCCACGACGAGCTGGGGGAGCTGGCCGTGACCATCAACACCATGGGCCAGGACATCCACCAGATGCTGGAAGCCCAGCGTGCACTGCTGCTGGCCATCAGCCACGAGTTGCGCAGTCCGCTCACGCGCGCCCGGCTCAACACCGAGCTGCTGCCCGACACGGCAGATGTCGCGCCGCAACGCGACGCCCTGCTGCGAGACCTGGCTGAAATGGCCCAGCTCATCAGCGATCTGCTGGAGAGTGAACGCCTGGCCGGACGCCACCAGGCCCTGCACCGGGAGCCCACCGATGCCGCTCAGCTTGCTCGCGAAGTGATTGACGAACTCGCCCCCACCCAGCCCGCGGCCGGGCGCATCCATCTGCACATGGCAG includes:
- a CDS encoding HAMP domain-containing sensor histidine kinase; amino-acid sequence: MTWLRRLRHSIKLRLLAVFLLLALSVAFIFISGAQKAFSLGWREAARPLLMDYVSRLAADVAPAGTPEIQRAQAIVSRLPVITIDISGPQVNWRSHPGLEALQGRRKPAREGDRHDWGDDRDWDALLKRASADGHTITFGLNETAFERRPRLFGFALTALLLITALAWLYARRLLRPLDDIRAGAMRFGAGEFGQAIALPPSRRHDELGELAVTINTMGQDIHQMLEAQRALLLAISHELRSPLTRARLNTELLPDTADVAPQRDALLRDLAEMAQLISDLLESERLAGRHQALHREPTDAAQLAREVIDELAPTQPAAGRIHLHMAAHLPTLPLDRVRVRLLLRNLLDNALRHGAGAALAPELHMRRMGEGGHGIEIEVRDHGPGVPEDQLPHLAQAFFRPDTARTRNAGGVGLGLYLCRLVAQAHGGTLAVRNARPGLSVTVTLPRA